One window of the Rhipicephalus sanguineus isolate Rsan-2018 chromosome 4, BIME_Rsan_1.4, whole genome shotgun sequence genome contains the following:
- the LOC119389566 gene encoding nischarin, whose translation MKAVVMFVVVQAFCAAVVSSFSFSSPDCPAQAVPGVTLKVPDPNDCTKYSLCLQLFGLKLDCPEGQHFSAAASQCLPAALAGCDPAAAAPQPQAAPEPAAPEAPAPVPAPAASTGRTSTGRTRACCVCCVISGLCRGSR comes from the exons ATGAAGGCCGTAGTGATGTTCGTGGTTGTCCAGGCCTTCTGTGCCGCAGTCGTGTCGTCTTTCAGCTTCTCGTCGCCAGACTGCCCAGCGCAGGCGGTGCCCGGCGTGACGCTCAAGGTTCCCGACCCGAACGACTGCACCAAGTACTCGCTGTGTCTGCAGCTTTTCGGCTTGAAGCTCGACTGCCCAGAGGGCCAGCACTTCAGCGCCGCCGCTAGCCAATGCCTGCCCGCAGCTCTCGCCGGATGTGACCCCG CTGCTGCCGCTCCCCAGCCGCAAGCTGCTCCGGAGCCTGCAGCTCCAGAAGCACCAGCGCCTGTCCCAGCACCGGCCGCCAGCACCGGCCGCACCAGCACCGGCCGCACCCGCGCCTGCTGCGTTTGCTGTGTAATAAGTGGGCTCTGCCGAGGCAGCCGCTGA
- the LOC119389238 gene encoding phosphate-regulating neutral endopeptidase PHEX, whose protein sequence is MDNGEKISDVPKSRKSGRRRKSSRDSHHKASDEAEHTDTEHTQDQISEQSRRTLDGRMDKSRLSQDVSHKSKRTKEKPQGEVRPVLQPNQDVVVQMTHATAATEPSDQRDLLSLVALFLAVTFAIVVVFVAVQSNLKRELCTTASCASFSKLLDDSVNASMNPCDSFGRFVCDGWRSKHMISVRESVFRSAIKATVESVSRTAIPDTNQNAVEQTAALFRSCYQSLVKADNGPAIDEVALVKAYLAEAGVVWPWVPSQPDVLETSVFLAFELGWPAVLDFRVKGTSAHSSTVIIEPSAGFTRLMALTEPRTSSELERKRYFDALVRHYGDGDVGNVTYSDVQDAELLMRKRLKDALLLQNWTMLHSNEMHPGASEWAAALARRNVTGALRFATRSPSFIGAFNELWEEYGNDRMHLYVSWCAVQYVSIFTSRDAMLAAVGGTRLPIWTSSPSICLMFTYGVVGDAVFMPYSAQVLKSGVRSEVAKLVFSVRKAFTERFEADPAFSSSTTMLTEWASVKGVFEAFDYPVGRDLRAPFLGYPDMTSSFVRNWRNASRLRYLADTNADVLGTVDAILNSQLYTIKKGVQDFVLMPFALTFPAYDAETSVAIKYGTLGAILSRASAEIALDYYGRQEAMKERLDESSECFAKDARTMSIAPRDNVMLEAVALEALLDAVQGAFDEKRQNREGLGGYSAVETFFLSWCLMKCASPPSERSADVDPCSAPLRHVRRFSETFGCQPETSLNPVRKCRVF, encoded by the exons ATGGACAACGGTGAGAAGATCTCCGATGTGCCCAAGTCgcgcaaaagcggccgccgcagaAAGTCGAGCCGCGACTCGCACCACAAGGCCTCCGACGAGGCCGAGCACACCGACACGGAGCATACCCAGGACCAGATCTCTGAGCAGTCCAGGCGCACCTTGGACGGAAGGATGGACAAGTCCAGGCTTTCCCAGGACGTGTCGCACAAGTCCAAACGGACTAAGGAAAAACCACAGGGGGAGGTCAGGCCAGTCCTCCAG CCGAACCAGGACGTCGTCGTACAGATGACGCACGCCACCGCCGCCACGGAACCGTCCGATCAGAGAGACCTGTTGTCACTGGTCGCGCTCTTCCTCGCCGTCACCTTCGCCATCGTCGTCGTGTTCGTCGCCGTCCAGTCGAACCTCAAGCGCGAACTGTGCACCACGGCGTCCTGCGCCTCGTTCTCCAAGCTGCTCGACGATTCCGTCAACGCGTCCATGAACCCGTGCGACAGCTTCGGCCGCTTCGTGTGCGACGGCTGGCGCAGCAAGCACATGATCTCGGTGCGCGAGTCGGTGTTCCGCTCGGCGATCAAGGCCACCGTCGAGTCGGTGTCCAGAACCGCCATCCCAGACACGAACCAGAACGCCGTCGAGCAGACGGCGGCTCTCTTCCGGTCCTGCTACCAGTCCCTCGTGAAGGCAGACAACGGACCGGCGATCGACGAAGTCGCCCTCGTCAAGGCGTATCTAGCCGAGGCCGGCGTCGTGTGGCCGTGGGTTCCGTCCCAGCCGGACGTCTTGGAGACGAGCGTGTTCCTCGCTTTCGAGCTGGGCTGGCCGGCGGTCCTCGACTTCAGGGTCAAGGGCACCTCGGCGCATTCGAGCACTGTGATCATCGAGCCGTCTGCTGGCTTCACGCGACTGATGGCTCTGACGGAGCCTCGAACGTCGAGCGAGCTGGAGCGGAAGAGATATTTCGACGCTCTTGTCCGGCATTACGGAGATGGTGATGTCGGAAACGTCACCTACAGCGACGTCCAGGACGCCGAGCTCCTCATGAGGAAACGTCTGAAGGACGCCCTCTTGTTACAAAACTGGACCATGCTGCACTCTAACGAAATGCACCCCGGTGCAAGCGAGTGGGCCGCCGCGCTGGCGAGGCGCAACGTCACCGGAGCGCTCCGGTTCGCCACGAGAAGTCCGTCCTTCATCGGCGCGTTCAACGAGCTCTGGGAAGAATACGGCAACGACAGGATGCACCTGTACGTCTCCTGGTGCGCCGTTCAGTACGTCTCGATATTCACCAGCCGAGACGCCATGCTCGCCGCCGTAGGCGGCACCCGACTCCCGATCTGGACTTCCTCGCCGTCGATCTGTCTCATGTTCACGTACGGAGTGGTGGGAGACGCCGTATTCATGCCGTACAGCGCGCAAGTTCTCAAGTCCGGCGTGCGCTCGGAGGTCGCCAAGCTGGTGTTCTCCGTGCGCAAGGCGTTCACGGAGCGCTTCGAAGCCGACCCGGCTTTCTCCAGTAGCACGACCATGCTCACCGAGTGGGCCTCCGTCAAGGGAGTATTCGAGGCGTTTGACTACCCGGTAGGTCGCGACCTACGCGCCCCGTTTCTGGGCTATCCGGACATGACGTCGTCGTTTGTGCGCAACTGGAGGAACGCGTCCCGGTTGCGCTATCTGGCGGACACGAACGCCGATGTTCTGGGCACGGTCGACGCCATCCTGAACAGCCAACTGTACACGATCAAGAAGGGCGTGCAGGACTTCGTGCTGATGCCCTTCGCGCTGACGTTCCCCGCGTACGATGCGGAGACGTCGGTCGCGATAAAGTACGGCACGCTTGGCGCTATTCTGTCTCGCGCGTCGGCAGAGATCGCCCTCGACTATTACGGCAGGCAGGAGGCGATGAAGGAGCGTCTGGACGAGTCCAGCGAGTGCTTTGCCAAAGACGCCCGCACTATGTCGATCGCTCCTCGGGACAACGTCATGCTGGAGGCGGTCGCCCTCGAGGCCCTGCTGGATGCCGTCCAGGGGGCATTCGACGAAAAGCGTCAGAATCGCGAGGGCCTCGGCGGATACTCGGCGGTAGAGACGTTCTTCCTCTCCTGGTGCCTGATGAAGTGCGCCTCGCCTCCCAGCGAGCGCAGCGCGGACGTGGACCCGTGCTCGGCGCCGCTGCGGCACGTCCGGAGGTTCTCGGAGACGTTCGGTTGTCAGCCGGAGACATCGCTAAATCCCGTGCGCAAGTGCAGGGTTTTTTGA